Proteins encoded in a region of the Zea mays cultivar B73 chromosome 2, Zm-B73-REFERENCE-NAM-5.0, whole genome shotgun sequence genome:
- the LOC100192682 gene encoding uncharacterized protein isoform X3: MPPPPHDIAHPLFSLPSLSAVDVRSPGAIACAWLPPSLAPRWTSRLVWGHGSPTDRGSRRLMRNVLRRLGAFMLVNLPKKKAAAETVAS; this comes from the exons ATGCCGCCGCCGCCACACGACATCGCACATCCGCTCTTCTCCCTCCCCTCGCTCTCGGCGGTCGACGTCCGCTCCCCTGGTGCCATCGCTTGTGCCTGGCTCCCGCCATCGCTGGCTCCCCGATGGACCTCACGGCTAGTGTGGGGCCATGGATCCCCGACGGATCGAGGGTCGCGCCGCCTCATGAG GAATGTCCTCAGGAGGCTTGGAGCCTTCATGCTGGTCAATCTTCCCAAGAAGAAAG CTGCAGCCGAAACAGTAGCCAGCTGA
- the LOC100192682 gene encoding uncharacterized protein isoform X1, with translation MPPPPHDIAHPLFSLPSLSAVDVRSPGAIACAWLPPSLAPRWTSRLVWGHGSPTDRGSRRLMRNVLRRLGAFMLVNLPKKKGVLRLQMLVVCLRLSVIVNLFLLFSINLCLWS, from the exons ATGCCGCCGCCGCCACACGACATCGCACATCCGCTCTTCTCCCTCCCCTCGCTCTCGGCGGTCGACGTCCGCTCCCCTGGTGCCATCGCTTGTGCCTGGCTCCCGCCATCGCTGGCTCCCCGATGGACCTCACGGCTAGTGTGGGGCCATGGATCCCCGACGGATCGAGGGTCGCGCCGCCTCATGAG GAATGTCCTCAGGAGGCTTGGAGCCTTCATGCTGGTCAATCTTCCCAAGAAGAAAGGTGTATTGAGACTTCAAATGCTTGTAGTTTGTCTTCGGCTGAGTGTAATCGTCAATTTATTCTTACTGTTTTCTATAAACCTATGTCTGTGGTCGTAA
- the LOC100192682 gene encoding uncharacterized protein isoform X4 — MDLTASVGPWIPDGSRVAPPHEECPQEAWSLHAGQSSQEERCIETSNACSLSSAECNRQFILTVFYKPMSVVVRKKLQPKQ, encoded by the exons ATGGACCTCACGGCTAGTGTGGGGCCATGGATCCCCGACGGATCGAGGGTCGCGCCGCCTCATGAG GAATGTCCTCAGGAGGCTTGGAGCCTTCATGCTGGTCAATCTTCCCAAGAAGAAAGGTGTATTGAGACTTCAAATGCTTGTAGTTTGTCTTCGGCTGAGTGTAATCGTCAATTTATTCTTACTGTTTTCTATAAACCTATGTCTGTGGTCGTAAGAAAGAAG CTGCAGCCGAAACAGTAG
- the LOC100192682 gene encoding uncharacterized protein isoform X2, whose protein sequence is MPPPPHDIAHPLFSLPSLSAVDVRSPGAIACAWLPPSLAPRWTSRLVWGHGSPTDRGSRRLMRNVLRRLGAFMLVNLPKKKGVLRLQMLVVCLRLSLQPKQ, encoded by the exons ATGCCGCCGCCGCCACACGACATCGCACATCCGCTCTTCTCCCTCCCCTCGCTCTCGGCGGTCGACGTCCGCTCCCCTGGTGCCATCGCTTGTGCCTGGCTCCCGCCATCGCTGGCTCCCCGATGGACCTCACGGCTAGTGTGGGGCCATGGATCCCCGACGGATCGAGGGTCGCGCCGCCTCATGAG GAATGTCCTCAGGAGGCTTGGAGCCTTCATGCTGGTCAATCTTCCCAAGAAGAAAGGTGTATTGAGACTTCAAATGCTTGTAGTTTGTCTTCGGCTGAGT CTGCAGCCGAAACAGTAG
- the LOC100192682 gene encoding uncharacterized protein LOC100192682: MPPPPHDIAHPLFSLPSLSAVDVRSPGAIACAWLPPSLAPRWTSRLVWGHGSPTDRGSRRLMRKFIFLARTENT; the protein is encoded by the exons ATGCCGCCGCCGCCACACGACATCGCACATCCGCTCTTCTCCCTCCCCTCGCTCTCGGCGGTCGACGTCCGCTCCCCTGGTGCCATCGCTTGTGCCTGGCTCCCGCCATCGCTGGCTCCCCGATGGACCTCACGGCTAGTGTGGGGCCATGGATCCCCGACGGATCGAGGGTCGCGCCGCCTCATGAG AAAATTCATCTTTCTGGCTCGAACAGAAAATACCTGA